A single Orcinus orca chromosome 2, mOrcOrc1.1, whole genome shotgun sequence DNA region contains:
- the MKRN3 gene encoding probable E3 ubiquitin-protein ligase makorin-3: protein MEEPAAPTEPHEAAGASGGAEAAGEGVPRPSVPVRPASRWSSAPGPAPFRPSRLRPAQASWGGARPRWLQGRSSGSWTKQVVCRYYLHGLCKEGENCRYSHDLSGRQVASEGHGLLPQASADSGPSTAAQMEPLPQEVAEAPPAASSRSLPLIGSAAERGFFEAKTDNAGLEAAGGAGAEGWEGAFEFVPGQPYRGRLAPSVSEAPLQSSVTEREQIALGMGKQLCRDAIVGQCFRGQSCIYLHGDICDMCGLQVLHPVDGAQRADHVKACIEAHEKNMELSFAVQRSADKVCGICMEVVYEKANLNDCRFGILSSCNHTYCLKCIRRWRSARQFGSRVVKSCPQCRVISTFVIPSEFWVEEEEEKQKLIQQYLEAMSHKTCRYFARGRVCPFGENCFYRHAFPEGQGEEPQRQGAEASGTCRGQRFEPLQVGEGSMPFKSSKKELVMLWLANLLCKCFLSLGASELPFTEALWDLRHCELEEYFSLNLWHYAVACCLVC, encoded by the coding sequence ATGGAAGAGCCTGCAGCTCCCACAGAGCCCCACGAGGCAGCTGGGGCCTCTGGGGGTGCCGAGGCAGCGGGGGAGGGCGTCCCCCGGCCCAGCGTCCCGGTGCGCCCAGCCTCCCGGTGGTCTTCGGCTCCAGGCCCGGCCCCCTTCCGCCCGTCACGTCTGAGGCCCGCCCAGGCCTCATGGGGAGGGGCTAGGCCCAGATGGCTGCAAGGCCGGAGCAGCGGCAGCTGGACAAAGCAAGTCGTCTGCAGGTATTATCTGCATGGGCTGTGCAAGGAGGGGGAGAACTGCCGATACTCCCACGACCTCTCGGGCCGGCAGGTGGCCAGCGAAGGCCACGGTTTGTTGCCCCAGGCCTCTGCAGACAGTGGCCCCAGCACGGCTGCGCAAATGGAGCCCCTGCCTCAGGAAGTGGCGGAAGCCCCCCCTGCTGCGTCCTCACGCTCCTTGCCTCTGATTGGCTCGGCTGCTGAAAGGGGTTTCTTTGAAGCTAAGACAGACAATGCAGGCCTTGAAGCTGCCGGAGGAGCAGGTGCAGAAGGCTGGGAGGGTGCCTTTGAGTTTGTTCCGGGGCAACCCTACCGGGGCCGCCTGGCCCCTTCTGTCTCCGAGGCTCCTCTGCAGAGCTCGGTGACTGAGAGGGAGCAGATTGCCTTGGGCATGGGGAAGCAGCTTTGCCGCGATGCTATCGTGGGGCAGTGCTTTCGTGGGCAGAGTTGTATCTATCTCCACGGAGATATATGTGATATGTGTGGGCTGCAGGTCTTGCACCCTGTGGACGGTGCCCAGAGGGCAGACCATGTAAAGGCCTGCATTGAAGCACACGAGAAGAATATGGAGCTCTCGTTTGCTGTGCAGCGCAGTGCGGACAAAGTGTGTGGCATCTGCATGGAGGTTGTCTATGAGAAAGCCAACCTGAATGATTGCCGCTTTGGCATTCTCTCCAGCTGCAACCACACCTACTGTCTTAAGTGTATCCGCAGGTGGAGGAGTGCCAGACAGTTTGGGAGCAGGGTCGTCAAGTCCTGCCCGCAGTGCAGGGTCATCTCCACCTTTGTCATTCCCAGTGAATtctgggtggaggaggaggaagagaagcagaaactTATTCAGCAGTACTTGGAGGCAATGAGCCACAAGACCTGCAGGTATTTTGCTCGAGGCAGGGTCTGCCCATTTGGAGAGAACTGTTTTTACAGACATGCGTTCCCTGAGGGCCAGGGAGAGGAGCCTCAGAGGCAGGGTGCTGAGGCGTCCGGTACTTGCCGCGGTCAACGTTTCGAGCCTCTGCAGGTGGGAGAGGGCAGCATGCCCTTTAAAAGCAGTAAAAAAGAGCTTGTCATGCTTTGGCTGGCCAATCTGTTGTGTAAGTGTTTTCTTTCACTGGGAGCTAGTGAGCTCCCCTTCACAGAGGCCCTATGGGACTTGCGTCATTGTGAGCTGGAAGAATATTTCAGTTTGAATCTGTGGCATTATGCTGTGGCATGTTGTCTGGTGTGCTGA